The following are encoded in a window of Ricinus communis isolate WT05 ecotype wild-type chromosome 4, ASM1957865v1, whole genome shotgun sequence genomic DNA:
- the LOC8264670 gene encoding flavonol 3-O-glucosyltransferase UGT89B1: MFTTSQQGGAHILVFPFSSSGHVIPLLDLTRSLLNRGLVITVVITTDNLPLLNPLLSSHSPTQLHHLVLPSPDIDDASSTTHPLIAKLRSMHAHYPFLLNWFKSHASPPLAIISDFFLGWTHHLASQLGLPRVVFSPSGASAFSVLTSIWHDQPQNENGNLDFVVSFPKIPNSPSYPWWQIFHIYRMSKDSDWEFFRDSYLANIASWGIIFNSFTELEGVYIDHVKKEFGNDRVWAVGPALPSNDDLMGPVANRGGTSSVPCHDVLTWLDSREDLSVVYVAFGSWTVLTSKQMEVLVAGLEKSGVSFILCARQAGDHSVLLDGFEDRTAGRGFIVKGWAPQVAILRHRAVGAFLTHCGWNSVLEGISAGVVMLTWPMSADQFTNAQLLADELKVGIRVGEATQKIPDSDELARILAESVKKNLPERVKAKELQEAALNAVKGGSSDADLDGLVSRLNELKT, encoded by the coding sequence ATGTTCACCACCTCCCAACAAGGTGGCGCACACATCTTAGTCTTCCCATTCTCAAGTTCCGGTCACGTTATCCCCCTCTTAGACCTAACCCGCAGCCTCCTCAACCGTGGCTTGGTAATTACAGTTGTCATCACCACTGACAACCTCCCTTTACTCAACCCTCTCCTTTCCTCTCACTCCCCAACCCAACTACACCACTTAGTCCTTCCGTCCCCGGATATCGACGATGCCTCTTCTACTACACACCCCCTTATTGCTAAACTACGCTCAATGCATGCCCACTATCCCTTCCTCTTAAACTGGTTCAAGTCCCACGCTTCTCCTCCTCTTGCTATTATCTCCGACTTCTTTCTTGGCTGGACTCATCACCTCGCTTCTCAACTCGGCCTGCCACGTGTCGTCTTCTCACCCTCTGGTGCCTCTGCGTTTTCTGTTTTAACTTCTATCTGGCATGACCAGCCACAAAACGAGAACGGTAACTTGGATTTCGTGGTGTCGTTTCCGAAAATTCCGAATTCGCCATCCTATCCATGGTGGCAAATCTTTCATATCTACAGGATGTCTAAGGATTCAGACTGGGAATTTTTTAGAGATTCTTATTTGGCTAATATAGCGAGCTGGGGTATCATTTTCAACTCGTTCACTGAGTTAGAGGGAGTTTACATTGACCAcgttaaaaaagaatttggaaATGACCGCGTGTGGGCCGTCGGTCCAGCTCTACCGTCCAATGACGATTTAATGGGACCCGTTGCTAATCGGGGTGGGACGAGCTCCGTGCCATGTCATGATGTGCTGACATGGCTTGATTCGCGGGAAGATCTTTCAGTCGTGTACGTTGCATTTGGGAGCTGGACTGTGTTGACGAGTAAACAAATGGAAGTGCTGGTAGCAGGATTAGAGAAAAGTGGAGTGAGTTTTATATTGTGTGCAAGGCAAGCAGGTGATCACAGCGTTCTTCTGGACGGATTTGAAGATCGGACGGCTGGTAGAGGTTTTATTGTGAAAGGATGGGCTCCACAGGTAGCTATCTTGAGGCACCGTGCTGTGGGCGCGTTCTTGACTCATTGCGGCTGGAATTCGGTGCTTGAAGGGATATCAGCGGGAGTAGTGATGCTGACATGGCCAATGAGTGCTGACCAGTTTACAAATGCACAGTTACTAGCTGATGAGTTGAAAGTCGGGATCCGAGTTGGTGAAGCGACTCAGAAGATACCCGATTCAGATGAGTTGGCTCGGATATTGGCGGAGTCCGTTAAGAAAAATCTGCCGGAGAGAGTGAAAGCTAAGGAGCTGCAAGAGGCAGCGTTGAATGCTGTCAAAGGAGGGAGCTCAGATGCAGATTTGGATGGGTTAGTTAGTAGGTTGAATGAACTTAAAACCTGA
- the LOC8264669 gene encoding UDP-glycosyltransferase 89B2: MELTEHLPLELKNYTIANVSRDVYLIIEQPNISTCLLFLNSFKSKKLKPIVYHFPFATVTMAHILVFPFPSSGHIIPLLDLTQSLLSRGLIITVAITTNNLPLLNPLLSSTQQLQHLLLPSPSINPSATAPSKNRLFSILRFMRETHYPILLNWFQSHTSPPVAIISDFFLGWTYHLASQLGLPRIVFSPSGAFAFSVGASTWSDQPQNDNPENHDFVVSFPNIPNSPSYPWWQISHLYRMPKDSDWEFYRDSNLANMASWGVIFNSFTELERVYIDHMKNEFGNVRVWAVGPALPSDDDLMGPAANRGGTSSVPCHDVLTWLDSHHKDHSVVYVAFGSRAMLTCEQMNELAAGLEKSGVDFILCVRQQGDYGILPDGFEDRVAGRGFIIKGWAPQMAILRHRAIGAFLTHCGWNSVLEGISAGVVMLTWPMGADQFTNAQLLVGELEVGMRVGEATQKIPESGELARILSESVEENRRERVRAKKLKEAARSAVKGGSSEADLDRLIKRLNELKLENGGGLMISSNGVKIEKYDTHIS, encoded by the coding sequence CTCACAGAGCATCTCCCTTTAGAGCTTAAGAATTACACAATAGCAAACGTCAGTCGTGACGTATATCTGATCATCGAACAGCCAAATATAAGCACTTGTTTGTTGTTTCTTAACTcatttaaaagcaagaaaCTAAAACCAATCGTATATCACTTTCCATTTGCCACCGTCACCATGGCGCATATCCTAGTCTTTCCATTCCCAAGTTCCGGCCACATTATCCCCCTCCTTGATCTAACCCAAAGCCTCCTCAGCCGCGGCTTGATAATCACCGTCGCTATCACCACCAACAACCTCCCTTTGCTCAATCCTCTCCTTTCCTCTACACAACAACTCCAACACTTACTACTTCCTTCCCCATCTATCAACCCTTCTGCTACTGCTCCTTCTAAAAACCGTCTCTTTTCCATCTTGCGCTTCATGCGTGAAACTCACTATCCTATCCTCCTGAACTGGTTCCAATCTCACACTTCTCCTCCAGTTGCTATTATATCTGATTTCTTTCTCGGCTGGACCTACCACCTCGCTTCTCAACTCGGCTTGCCACGTATCGTTTTCTCTCCTTCAGGGGCTTTTGCTTTCTCTGTTGGCGCCTCTACCTGGTCCGACCAGCCACAGAACGACAACCCTGAAAATCACGATTTTGTTGTGTCGTTTCCTAATATTCCCAATTCCCCATCTTACCCCTGGTGGCAAATCTCTCACTTATACAGGATGCCTAAGGATTCAGATTGGGAGTTTTATAGAGATTCCAATTTGGCTAACATGGCGAGCTGGGGTGTCATTTTCAACTCGTTCACTGAGTTAGAAAGAGTTTACATTGATCAcatgaaaaatgaatttgGAAATGTCCGCGTGTGGGCTGTTGGTCCAGCTCTGCCATCCGATGATGATTTAATGGGACCCGCTGCTAATCGTGGCGGGACCAGCTCCGTGCCATGTCATGATGTGCTGACATGGCTTGACTCTCATCATAAAGATCACTCAGTCGTCTATGTTGCTTTCGGAAGCCGTGCTATGCTGACGTGTGAGCAAATGAATGAGCTGGCTGCTGGATTAGAGAAAAGCGGAGTGGATTTTATACTGTGTGTAAGGCAACAAGGTGACTACGGTATTCTGCCTGATGGATTCGAAGATCGTGTGGCTGGGAGAGGTTTTATTATTAAAGGATGGGCTCCGCAGATGGCTATCCTAAGGCACCGCGCAATCGGCGCGTTTTTGACGCACTGCGGGTGGAACTCGGTGCTTGAAGGTATATCAGCAGGAGTAGTGATGCTGACGTGGCCAATGGGCGCTGACCAATTTACAAATGCACAGTTATTAGTTGGTGAGTTGGAAGTAGGGATGCGAGTTGGCGAAGCAACTCAAAAGATACCCGAGTCAGGTGAGCTGGCAAGGATATTGAGCGAGTCGGTTGAGGAAAATCGTCGGGAGAGAGTGAGAGCCAAGAAGCTGAAAGAGGCAGCGAGGAGTGCTGTGAAAGGAGGGAGCTCAGAAGCAGATTTGGATAGGCTAATTAAGAGGTTGAACGAGCTTAAACTTGAAAATGGCGGTGGGCTTATGATCAGCTCAAATGGAGTGAAGATAGAGAAATATGACACacatatatcataa